The following proteins are encoded in a genomic region of Magallana gigas unplaced genomic scaffold, xbMagGiga1.1 SCAFFOLD_55, whole genome shotgun sequence:
- the LOC136272567 gene encoding uncharacterized protein, which produces MTTKKLRQQIKTLQKELDRRIDEDNEEYKSKTTYLIPVHNVQKFSGNEDKDDIHVDDWIEEVEHVIKSHRMNREESTDFIYSNLTGLAKEEIKYRSYEERSYPTKVLRILSETFGDKKGITVLQRNFFERKQMEGESLREYSYALMNLIKKITTKNTDIIPNPDLTLCEQFAQNVNDISLRRELKRLIRQQPDIHFLDFRDEAILFSEDEEKNRSKCSTDRHTTEKQATESSQKSEKTTHGIDKYLEVIQRQEQNIDNLTKLLERQTVSKSKEQYRLPYPQLNRRRCYTCKSENHIQRNCPRNLTSANYQQSGK; this is translated from the coding sequence ATGACGACAAAGAAATTAAGACAACAAATAAAAACTCTACAAAAAGAACTCGATAGACGCATAGATGAGGACAACGAAGAATACAAATCCAAAACTACTTATCTAATACCAGTCCATAATGTGCAGAAATTCAGCGGAAATGAAGATAAAGACGATATTCATGTCGACGACTGGATAGAAGAAGTTGAACATGTCATCAAAAGTCACCGTATGAATAGAGAAGAAAGTACCGACTTCATATATTCAAATCTGACTGGATTGGCAAAAGAAGAAATCAAATATCGGTCATATGAAGAAAGAAGCTATCCAACAAAAGTGTTGCGTATTTTAAGTGAAACGTTTGGAGACAAAAAAGGAATAACAGTCCTACAGAGAAATTTCTTTGAGCGAAAACAGATGGAGGGGGAGTCTTTACGTGAATACAGTTACGCTCTGATGAACCTCATCAAGAAAATTACGACGAAAAACACAGATATTATTCCAAACCCTGATTTGACCCTGTGTGAACAATTTGCGCAAAATGTGAATGATATCTCATTACGTAGAGAATTAAAACGACTTATTCGTCAACAGCCGGATATACATTTTCTGGACTTTCGGGACGAAGCAATATTGTTTTCAGAGGATGAAGAAAAGAACCGCTCAAAGTGCTCAACAGACAGACATACTACAGAAAAACAGGCCACAGAATCTTCACAGAAGTCAGAGAAAACTACTCACGGAATTGACAAATACTTAGAAGTCATACAACGGCAGGAACAAAACATCGACaatcttacaaagttacttgaACGACAAACTGTATCCAAATCCAAAGAACAATACCGATTACCTTATCCACAATTAAACCGCCGCCGTTGCTATACATGTAAAAGCGAAAATCATATCCAAAGAAACTGTCCACGAAATCTCACTTCGGCAAATTACCAACAATCGGGAAAATAG
- the LOC136272565 gene encoding microfibril-associated glycoprotein 4-like yields MNAVVFCTTFLVPAMGFLFDGNSPGHEPGPGVERFPRDCQDILREGCSESKVYKIYPQGSGELDVFCDQHTDGGGWTVIQRRYDGVIDFFRTWKDYKYGFGNKSGEYWLGNHIIYEIVQQGFYELRIDMADFNSESRYAVYKRFYIGGETTGYQLHVEDYEGTAVERFPRDCQDILWEGFTESKVYQIYPQGSGELDVFCDQHTDGGGWTVIQRRFDGIIDFFRNWKDYKYGFGNKTDEYWLGNHRIYEIVQQGFYELRIDMADFNSERRYALYKRFYIGDEASGYRLHLEDYEGTAGDSLLKRHSGYQFYTKDHDDSHGCANLYKGGWWYNNCHSSNLNGLYLTGTHQSYADGINWNDWHGYHYSLKTTEMKIRRL; encoded by the exons ATGAACGCTGTTGTATTTTGCACTACCTTTCTTGTCCCTGCCATGGGATTTTTATTCGATGGGAATTCTCCTGGGCATGAACCAGGACCGGGGG TTGAAAGATTCCCAAGAGACTGTCAGGATATTCTTCGGGAAGGATGCTCAGAAAGCAAAGTATATAAAATCTATCCCCAGGGGTCGGGAGAACTGGACGTCTTCTGTGACCAACACACGGACGGGGGAGGGTGGACG gtCATACAGAGGAGATATGATGGAGTAATCGACTTTTTTAGAACATGGAAAGACTACAAATATGGTTTTGGGAACAAGTCTGGCGAATATTGGCTAG GAAATCACATAATCTACGAAATAGTGCAACAGGGCTTTTATGAATTGCGAATAGACATGGCTGACTTTAATAGTGAAAGCAGATATGCTGTGTACAAACGATTTTATATTGGGGGTGAAACAACTGGTTACCAATTACATGTAGAAGACTACGAGGGGACGGCAG TCGAAAGATTTCCAAGAGACTGTCAGGACATCCTTTGGGAAGGGTTTACTGAGAGTAAAGTGTATCAAATCTATCCCCAGGGGTCGGGAGAACTGGACGTCTTCTGTGACCAACACACCGACGGGGGAGGATGGACG GTTATACAGAGAAGATTTGATGGAATAATTGACTTTTTTAGAAATTGGAAAGACTACAAATACGGATTTGGAAACAAGACCGATGAGTATTGGCTTG gtaACCACAGGATATATGAAATTGTTCAGCAAGGTTTTTATGAACTGAGAATAGATATGGCCGACTTTAACAGTGAAAGAAGGTACGCGCTGTATAAAAGGTTCTATATCGGGGACGAAGCGAGTGGATACCGTCTCCATTTAGAGGACTACGAGGGTACAGCAG GTGATTCACTTTTAAAACGCCACAGCGGATACCAGTTTTACACAAAAGATCATGATGATTCGCATGGATGTGCCAACTTATACAAAGGAGGTTGGTGGTATAATAATTGCCATAGTTCTAATTTGAATGGACTGTATCTAACTGGAACCCATCAGTCATACGCAGACGGTATCAACTGGAATGATTGGCATGGATACCATTACTCCTTGAAGACCAcggaaatgaaaataagaagacTTTAA